From the genome of Streptomyces xanthophaeus:
CGAGTCGCGGGTGTGGCTGCCCGCCATGGCGCCGCGTTTGAGGAGGACGAAACGGTCTCCGACCAGGTACGCGTGGTGCGGGTTGTGGGTGATCAGGACCACGCCGAGGCCCGCGTCCCGGGCGGCGGCGACGTACTTGAGGACCACTCCGGACTGCTTGACGCCGAGGGCCGCGGTGGGCTCGTCGAGTACGAGGACCTTCGCCCCGAAGTACACGGCGCGGGCGATGGCCACGCACTGCCGCTCACCGCCGGACAGCGTGCCGATGGGCTGGTCCACGTCGCGCAGGTCGATGCCCATGCGCAGCAGCTCGGTGCGGGTCGTCTCGCGCATGAGGTCCACGTCGAGGCGGCGGAGGGGTCCGCGGCCCTTGGTGGGCTCGGAGCCGAGGAAGAAGTTCCGCCAGACGGGCATGAGCGGGACGACGGCGAGGTCCTGGTAGACGGTGGCGATGCCGCGGTCGAGGGCCGCTCGGGGGTTGGCGAGGACGGTCTCCTCCCCCTCGATCTCGAAGGTGCCGGCGTCGTGCCGGTGCAGCCCCGCGATGATCTTGATGAGGGTGGACTTGCCGGCACCGTTGTCACCGAGGACACAGGTGATCTCGCCCGCCGAGACCTCCAGGGAGACCCCTTGGAGGGCGCGGATGTTCCCGTAGAACTTGCTGACGCCGGTCAGCTCGACCAGGGCGGTGCCCGCTCCTGGCCCGGTCGCGGTCTTTTCGGTCGTGGTCACTTGGTTGCCTCCGCCCGCTTGCGGACCCATGCGTTGAGCAGCGTGGCCAGCAGGAGCATCGCGCCGAGGAAGAACTTGAACCAGTCCGGATTCCACTGGGCGTACACGATGCCGTTGCTGGTCATGCCGAAGATGAAGGCGCCGACCGCCGAGCCGATGGCGGACCCGTAGCCGCCGGTCATCAGACAGCCGCCGATCACGGCCGCGATGATGTAGAGGAACTCGTTGCCCACGCCCTCGCCCGACTGGACCACGTCGAACGAGAAGAGGATGTGCTGGCCGGAGATCCAGGCGCACAGGGCGACGCCCAT
Proteins encoded in this window:
- a CDS encoding ATP-binding cassette domain-containing protein, whose amino-acid sequence is MGPQAGGGNQVTTTEKTATGPGAGTALVELTGVSKFYGNIRALQGVSLEVSAGEITCVLGDNGAGKSTLIKIIAGLHRHDAGTFEIEGEETVLANPRAALDRGIATVYQDLAVVPLMPVWRNFFLGSEPTKGRGPLRRLDVDLMRETTRTELLRMGIDLRDVDQPIGTLSGGERQCVAIARAVYFGAKVLVLDEPTAALGVKQSGVVLKYVAAARDAGLGVVLITHNPHHAYLVGDRFVLLKRGAMAGSHTRDSITLDELTRQMAGGSELDELSHELERVAESGAGAPHATAATDGAAGRGGPADEAGRPPRTTAPKRDDTTR